In a genomic window of Micrococcaceae bacterium Sec5.7:
- a CDS encoding TadE family protein produces the protein MATTSNTQLRHRLPGDGAERGSVSLQGVILYPVFILLIFGILQTAFWMHAQNIAQSAASAGYAGAKAFNSSSDAGQSGAYNVLSGTTDTLRNQNVQVARSATSVTVIVTGTGPSIVPGWGGPAVKATVSGPLERWVDAP, from the coding sequence ATGGCCACCACTTCAAACACTCAGCTCCGCCACCGCTTACCAGGTGACGGGGCTGAACGTGGTTCCGTCAGTCTGCAGGGCGTCATTCTCTACCCCGTGTTCATACTGCTGATATTCGGAATCCTGCAGACCGCGTTCTGGATGCACGCCCAAAATATAGCCCAGAGCGCAGCATCAGCAGGATACGCAGGGGCGAAAGCCTTCAATTCATCCTCAGATGCCGGGCAAAGCGGCGCCTACAACGTGCTCTCCGGAACCACTGACACCCTGCGAAACCAAAACGTCCAGGTGGCCCGCTCCGCAACAAGCGTCACCGTCATCGTCACCGGGACAGGTCCATCCATCGTTCCCGGATGGGGAGGACCTGCCGTCAAAGCAACGGTCAGCGGCCCCCTCGAACGGTGGGTCGACGCACCATGA
- a CDS encoding pilus assembly protein, translating into MKQTQDKERGSLTLETVILAGGAILLIGLLIAGVRISWANNAVQSAASSAARDGSLARSADLAQARANEAASVSMAQSGATCSGQNVSLDTSRFLAPLGQTGIVTANVSCNVPLSNLLPGLPGSISVNKSASSPVDPYRQR; encoded by the coding sequence ATGAAGCAGACCCAAGACAAAGAACGGGGATCCCTGACCCTCGAAACAGTCATCCTCGCCGGCGGCGCAATACTCCTCATCGGACTACTTATAGCCGGCGTCCGGATCTCGTGGGCAAACAACGCCGTCCAGTCAGCTGCATCCTCAGCAGCCCGGGACGGATCTCTTGCCCGAAGCGCAGACCTCGCTCAAGCCAGGGCAAACGAAGCGGCCAGCGTCTCGATGGCCCAAAGCGGTGCGACCTGCAGCGGACAAAACGTATCCCTGGACACCAGCCGATTCCTGGCACCCCTGGGACAGACCGGGATCGTTACGGCCAACGTCAGCTGCAACGTCCCACTTTCCAATCTCCTTCCCGGGCTGCCCGGCTCCATCTCAGTCAATAAAAGCGCCAGCTCGCCCGTCGACCCGTACAGGCAGAGGTAG
- a CDS encoding pilus assembly protein TadG-related protein, with amino-acid sequence MFFVVLFLGLMIAIGLVVDGGAKTTAQQETRSVAEAAARAGASAVTGSTVTGGSPIVNPQAAQAAAQSYITAAGLTGSASTSGTTVTVNVSKTTPTVFLGLIGISSLTSQATASAEILKR; translated from the coding sequence ATGTTTTTCGTCGTTCTTTTCCTCGGGCTCATGATCGCCATCGGCCTCGTGGTTGATGGCGGTGCAAAAACCACGGCACAACAAGAAACAAGATCCGTGGCGGAAGCAGCCGCACGCGCAGGCGCCAGTGCCGTCACCGGATCAACAGTCACCGGCGGGTCCCCGATTGTTAATCCCCAAGCAGCCCAGGCAGCAGCGCAAAGCTACATCACCGCCGCCGGCCTCACCGGAAGCGCCAGCACTTCAGGGACCACCGTCACAGTGAACGTCTCCAAGACAACTCCAACGGTTTTCCTTGGACTGATCGGGATCTCAAGCCTCACCAGCCAAGCGACCGCCAGCGCCGAAATCCTCAAACGATGA